From the Thomasclavelia ramosa DSM 1402 genome, the window CATTTTTCTTGATTCATTAAATGATGTAAACAATCTCGACAAATGATAACATCGACTTTATTTATTGGAAGACCTTTTTGTATCGATGCATGAATTAATTTTACATTAGTGTTTTTCTTTTTAGCTTCTTTAAGCATTGATAAACTAGAATCCACAATTGTGACTTGATGACCAGCAGCTTGTAAATCAGCGGCTAGTGTTCCACTTCCTCCGCCAACATCCAAAATATGATATTGCCCCTTCGATAATTTGTGTTCAATAACACTTGTATCATCTAAATGAAACAAGCGCATAAAATGATCATATATCTTTGCATAACTATCAAATAAATAGCTCATAATTATCACCCTTTATTTCATTATATTATATATAATTAGTTATAGCTAATAAAAAAGATACCTAGTAAAGTGAACCCAAGTATTTTATCCAATTATCAGATCATGATAACAGAGCAGCTTTCAAAGCATAATTAAACTTCTTCCAATATAAACTGCTAATTTGGAGATTTTCTCTTTGAGCATTAGTTAATTTCATCAATAACTAAAAATCTCTCTAAAACTTTTATTTTATATGCGGTAACCCATCTTTATTTCTTTCTATAGCTTAAATTATTTAGATTATCACCATTATTTTAAAATAAAATTAATATAAAAATGGACTATTAAAAATCCATTTTCTACAATTTATGAAAAATTGGTTTCATTTGTTTAAAAGTACAAAATTCTTTAAAGCCAATCTTTTTTAAATCCTTTTTCATCGTTTCAATATGAGCACCTAGATGAACTTTTTCGTGACTATCACTACCTATTGTAATAATTCTTCCCCCAAGATCGTAATATAGCTGAAAAATATCACGTGATGGCATTAAA encodes:
- a CDS encoding class I SAM-dependent methyltransferase — translated: MSYLFDSYAKIYDHFMRLFHLDDTSVIEHKLSKGQYHILDVGGGSGTLAADLQAAGHQVTIVDSSLSMLKEAKKKNTNVKLIHASIQKGLPINKVDVIICRDCLHHLMNQEKCLKLMLNYLNNNGFILIHDFNQRAFRIKLLFLFERCCFEKIKPVKPEQLVDFSLQNKLNIVFLHQGKWDYICMLKKEK